The proteins below are encoded in one region of Apium graveolens cultivar Ventura chromosome 4, ASM990537v1, whole genome shotgun sequence:
- the LOC141717521 gene encoding uncharacterized protein LOC141717521, translated as MGLNDVYTNICGQLLMMNPMPSLPSVLSLLQQEERQRNHVHLAQPTIESATLLSKSRFNTNDYKKTDQFKKPGFRRNNLECTYCHGKNHTRERCYHLIGFPPKSKNTLASGFSKNSQLENKVIAQVATSSQAHIGNVSGSDQMDTVNQGVESVVLVLSASQYQQLISLLNQNQVSQSSNDPSQSGLYTEENFWDW; from the exons ATGGGATTGAATGACGTCTACACTAACATTTGTGGTCAATTACTGATGATGAATCCAATGCCTTCTCTTCCTAGTGTTCTTTCGCTTCTTCAGCAAGAGGAAAGACAGCGCAATCATGTGCATCTGGCACAGCCTACTATCGAGTCTGCGACTCTTCTGAGTAAATCAAGGTTTAACACAAATGACTATAAGAAGACAGACCAATTCAAGAAACCTGGTTTTAGACGCAATAACCTAGAGTGTACCTATTGTCATGGCAAAAATCATACTAGAGAACGATGTTATCATTTGATTGGTTTTCCACCAAAATCCAAGAATACATTGGCATCTGGTTTCTCTAAGAATTCCCAGCTTGAAAATAAGGTGATTGCGCAAGTTGCAACTTCTTCTCAGGCACATATTGGAAATGTTAGTGGAAGTGATCAAATGGATACAGTAAATCAAGGAGTTGAATCTGTTGTACTTGTATTGTCTGCATCACAATATCAACAACTCATTTCTCTTCTAAACCAGAATCAGGTTTCTCAATCTTCTAATGACCCATCTCAGTCAG GATTGTACACAGAAGAGAATTTTTGGGATTGGTAA